The genomic region TTACGTTCTTCATAAAACTATACGGTTCCAAAATCTTACCTAAAATTTCctgattataatattttcattaaaacaaataccgaaattaaataattaattttccaaaaaagaaaaagggaaaagaattcgatgattataattttttcattaaaaaatattgaattttaaatcattaattttccaaaagaacaaaaagagaatATGATTTTAGTCTAAAAATTAcccttaaaaataaatatttaacattaCAGCACCTAcaagaaaagagggaaaattgggtttaattttgaaaatgacATAATGCACAGAACCAAATTAGCGCgccaatcaatccttaaaagttTCCCCTTTCGATTTCATTCTCCTTCTCTCTCGGAAAAATGGCCGATATCGAACCTCCTTCTTTCTCTCTCGGTCTGGACCTCGAACCCGAACCCGAACTACCCGCTCAGCCGCAACAGCACTCCGCCATCAGCCCAGGTCCCAGCTCCAGTACCCTCTTGAACGATGAttatgaagatgatgatgatttcgGGCTTGAGGTTGTGGATTCGGATCCAGAAACCGGGCCCAGTTCGCCTCGGGTATTCAAGCGGCTCCGAAGAGGACCCGCAgttgaagaatcaagaatggaGAAGAGAGAGCAGGAGAAGGTGTTTTGTGATAATGGTGATGATGAGATTGAAGAGTTTTCTTCGCAAGAAGATTTTATTAGAGGttattaaaaagttatctttttaacaattttgaTATGGGTTTTTAGGTTTTTAGCTGGCTTTtctgtgtttttttttttttcttttttggaaatTCTTTTGTTCTGTGCATATTATGTATGATTAGGGTAAATGTGAGAAATGGGttttatgtaaaaaaaattggtGGTGTATGATTTGGTATTTATTCGTGTGAAGTGTACAAAGCTATGTGTTAACTGATGCTTAAAAGGGTTTGGGACATTAGAGTATTCTGCTacggatttttatttttatttttacttaagAGTGTCTTATGTTTCTCTTATGtcttgcaatttcttttgaGAATACTCTTTCAATATTTATGTCATAGATGATTTTCTATAGATCCTTAGTGTTCAAGTTATATGCAGTTCATGCTAATCAGGCATCTTGTTGATGCTTAGCTTGATTATTTGTGCGGAATGTAATTTAGTGAAGAGGATTGTCATATTGCAAATGTCAGCTTATATGGACATGTCTAACCCTTGGATGTTTAAGAATTAGTTTGCAGTAATACCAATAACTATATAGAATGGAATATGTGTGATTAAGTTAATATCCTTTGATTGTGCTTTCAAGTGCCTGCCTTGGCATCACATCTTTCTGTCAACTTCATCATGACTTATAGAATATATACGCCCAACTAGTTACTATTCTAAATGTCATTTTCAAATATCTAATTTGTTCTTTCAATTGCAGATGCATACCCATCAGCAGAGTACAATTCTGTATGTAGTAGCTCAAAGATTCCGCTACATGGTTGTGGGGTTTCTTTAACTACTCAATCATCAAAACAGttgaaggagaagaaaaaggaaagggcTTCAGATGCTCCATCCTCTTCTTGCTTAGGAACAGGGAACAATGGGTTGATATTTCCGAACTTAACTATCAGCCCTCTCCGAAGGTTTCAGTTAATTGACTCTGATTCTGAAGAGCCTTCTACGCGTAATGATGTAAGCAGAAAGATCTCAGGAACTGATTTATCCTCAAAGGAGCGCCAGCCTAATTCATgtgaaaagaagagaaatccATCAGCAGAGAAGCATCAAAGTGAGGATTTGTGGAAAGATTTCTGTCCAAAGAAAAGTTTTCACGTCCCAACACCTGTTCTGGATGAGGTCTGTGAAGAATATTTTCAGTCCCTTCGAGATACGAATTCAGCTAAGAAATTGGGAACTAATCTACCTAAAGATGGTGGTGTGGGCTGTCATCTGGATGCAAATACCATTGCAGGCTTTGAACAAAGCTGGAATTTAGCTGACCCTCTTCCTCCagcttataattatttctgCCATGATGATTCAAGGATTCAGTCACTTGTCCGTTCTCGCTTACCTAATTTTTCCCCTCTGTGCATCATTAACAACAGGGAAAATCATCAGCCTAGTGAACCGGTTATTAATTACATGTAAATTGCTTTACATTTCATCTACTTCACATGTTTGTCTGTATGTTTAGTGTCAATTACATTATTAATGTGAGCTTGCTGCCATTTCAGGAGCCAATTTAATGGAGAAGCTTCTAAAAAGGGAGGAACTTGTAGAAACAATAATAAAGATTCAACAAGAGGAAGAAGcaaatcaaagaaatcaaTTGTCAAAGAAGCCTTACCTGCTTCACAGGTCTGGATAGACCCAAAACGCAGTGCTTCTATTCCAAAGGATGCTGGGAAAAGACGTGTCCATGCAAATGGTCAAGCTGCTGGTCACTGGTATACTTCCCCTGAGGGGAGGAAGGTATGTTGAGTTCTCGTGTTGTGAAATACGAACTTTTTTAAACAACTTAGGTTTTTGTAGTAATTGACCAACTGTGGTTGATTGATTTTGAtgctttttatatttcattgtCTTGTAAAAGTTCTGAGGATTCAGATACCCTTTGGTCGGTTGGTAAGTACCGCCAATGTtcaaatcttaaatcaataatgAACTTCTCAAACCCTTTATTGAGCTGGctagaaatttaatataagaggAAATGGAGCTATAAGAAAACCATCAGGATTAGTTCTAAACTTTTCTGAACCTTTGACCATCTCTGTGCCGTTATGAGAAGAATGTGCTGTGCTTGCTATTCCAATAGCTGTGAGATTAGTAGTACCGAACCTTGCCTTACAACTTTTCTTTGGCATAAACTTATAAATGAATGCAAATTAGATTGGGATCCTCGGGACAATTGCACAATTGTATTCCTCTTGCTCTTGTTAACTTTTTTGATAATCTCCAGTCGTTAGGTTTTGATCCTCTGTAtgtgattttctttctcaatatTTTGAGCACTTCTATCCCCCTTCATTATGTCTTGAAGCTTTCCTGATCATATTCCTCAACTATTTGTAGGTTTATGTCTCCAGAAGCGGGCAGGAGTTGACAGGCCAAATGGCCTACAGACATTACAGAAAGGCAAGTTCAGGAACATCttctgtttgtttgtttgtttgttttttctttatttcctgTTCTCtcctctttttgttttcttattgtttGCCTTAAAAGATGTTATGCTTGATGCTATATCCTTGATGtgactttttctttcttgtccACAGGAGAGTGGTGGGTATAGAAAGTCGAAAAAGAAAACGAATGtcaagaggaagaagaaaggctGAAAGTGGTGGATGCTTTATATTGTACTATACATACGTGCAGCTTTCTTTGTTGCTGCCATATCTgtgcaatttctttctttttcttttttgtgaaAATTGTAGATTTCAACTTTTTATTGCAGGTCATCTAAATTCGATTTTGTCCCCTTTCCTTATTATTGGTGTTCTTCATCCAGAATAGttatctcatttttatttggagTTTGGTGATACTAAAGCAAGAACTTGTCAATTCTATTTAAAACTTCTACACAACATCATTGGCGGGATGCAGCTAAATTTAAGCTTGAAACCATGAGATCGTGCTGGAAGCAAAATCCACTAATATCTGCAAATTCCGGTCTTTAATTTTTGAGTGAAAAATTCACTGCTTTGAAGGaatctcaagtttttttttgaaagtatAATCATGCCAAGGCTCCTTAATTCAGTGGTTCATAAGCCATAGGCTGAACGAACTCAATTCCAGCCAGAGGGCAATGCCTTGGTGGCTATGGCTCAGGGTTATACATCTCTACTTCCTGGATTTGGGAGCCTGCTTGCTTGTGACGGGCTTTTCTATTTGTCTAGGTGACATTGCCTCGTCTTCTGCTTTCAGCTCCCTCATAACTGATAAAAGATACATATATACGCAACCAGCAAATAGAGACAATTAGGGATGCAATTTAACAATGGAAGTGGAATTAGTCGATCAACATGGAAGATGGAGGGCAAACACATGATTATTTCCAGAGGCAAACTTGAGCATTTACTACATAAACAACACCAAATATGGTTAAACTacatataaaacaaatatGGGAACAGAAATCAAGCAAAACTCAGATCCATTGTTTTGTACATTTGGAAGCATCGAAGCAGACAAGTATACTCTCCTCTATGGGCAATCCATCTTGATGAGTGCTTCGCAGTCTGCTCCATGTTAATGACATGTTCAGGTTACCGAAGAATAGAGGAAACAAAACCTTCAATACTTTTTGTGTATGGCTGTCaatgtatattaaaaaattgtataattaCGCTGTGTAAAACCGTGTAAGTTACAAGTGTCAATTGAATGGAACTTTTCTGATGAGGCCTTCAAGGCTTCAACACCTTGATCCTATTGCTGGTCTGGGCTCTTGTCCTCGGAATTTATGGGGGAAGCCTTCTTTTCCAATACGTGCTTGCATATCCTGAAATGCATGGCATATGAAAGTCACTACACTCACCACTGATCATAATCAGAAATAAATGCCACAAACAGAAATTGTTAGGATCGTTGAATCATGTATATAATGGCCATGGGTTCCTAATCAAGtgcaatttatttttcaacacAACAGACCCCATCAGTTAAATGTATTAATCCTGGTTAGATGTGTTCTTCCCAGCCCATAGACATCAAGTGTTAAGAATTTACTACCACCTATTTGATCAGGACCACTAAGTCTTGCAGCACCTATATCTGCAGTTTCCGTATTCTAGAACTGCAATGCGAAAACAAAATCCTGAACTTTCAAAGCAAATAGAATGTAGAAGAAATTACGAGTTCAAATCCTCTGTCCTGCTCTTTATCTCCTTTGACCATAATACCGGGTTAATATTCTTCGGTAAGGAATCTTGTTGTTGGGTTCTCTCTCTGAGCCACTGCTCTGCTTTATTGCACTCATTATTGAtctgaaattaaaaaagaaaacaccaCAATTTCGTTAATAAAAGGTTAAACATTACATTTGTAGCTTGTTATTTCAATAACCATACCAACTCCCTATCCTCAGCTGGCAGAGAATTAACAGCCATTCGATAATCCACAATGCAATTCAACAGATCCCGTTTAGCTTGTGCTCTTGCTTCTTCATCTTTATATCGGTTCTCAATGGGATCCACCAACTGTTTAGAACAGGTGAAAAGAGAAGGTCAGGCAAGGAGGAAAAAAATGGAATGTTAAAACTGAAAGAtttagagaaataaaattcaCCTTCTTAAGATCCTGCATTTTTGAGGTATAAGCATTCTCAGTTTCATCGTCACCGTCTTCATAAAGCCACTCTTCTGTCTCCTGTAGGCTCCTGGAAATCCCCTCTCTCTCTTGGTCATTGGCAAAGcttcgatatgtgttgaaaAGCTATTCACATAATGTCATTATTTCTCAAACCAGAATAATGCtggtaaaaatgaaaaggaattGCGAACTTGAAGCTCTCTTACAGTTTGTTTGGATGGGCTGAGGTGGAAGTTCAGTAAAGAAGGGGAAGGAAGGTTAAGGGAAGTAACTACTTAACCTGTTTGAGATTTAAGGTAAAGGAAGGATAAGAGGTGTTGAAGtcacaaaaatatattcctataaaaataaagaacctGACAAGAAAGGGTTAAAAAGTCAAATTGCTCTTTTCCAAAGCTTTGAAAACTTTCTTACCATTCCTTGCACCACAAATCAGGGAATAAGCAATTTTCACAATTTGAGGGGGTATAGCTTACCCTTCCATAACCTTACTTCCCCTGTTCTGACCTTCTCTTAAACAAGGGTAGGCGTTTCCCTCATTTATTTACCCTCATTCCCCTTCCTTACGCCTCATCCAAACACACTGTTAAGACCTAGCATGGATATGGGGCAACTCTATATTTTAAGCCCATCCTTCATTATTCCAGATTAACATCATTTTTTCTGTGAAAGAAAACCATTTATAGGTAACACAGGCCAATAAGTCAATAGCAAGCTTATCATGTTGATACATATGTTCTCCAGATATAAGCACAGtggaattaaaaaaagataagaacaagttaaaaaatattgcaCAGTATAAAGGCATTTAAATATCTGCTGTAACCTTTTTAGGATGTGGATGTTAAGAAACCATCTACATGTCATCTAGTTGGTGTTAAACAGGTGCAACAGAAGTACAATGGTGTTGGAAACGGTATGCAATCCAAAAACCCAAATAGATTATCGCTAAGTTAATGAGTAGATCcatagatataaaaataaagaaatcaagGTATCTTTGAAAGATTCGACCACTGCGTCAGCAATTTGATGTTCTACCTTATTGCGCATCTCATAAACATAGGACTCCAAGGCATTCTTTTGGTCTTTAGCTTGTTCGACAATTCTGTCCTGCTGAGACAACTGAAGTTCCTTCTCTTTAGCTTCCGAAAGCTCAGCCTCAGTCATTCCACCATATATGTTCTCGCTAACTGGTATCTCAAGCCTCCGGCTggatttatcttttattgagCCGTTAGCCTGAAGAAAGAAATGGAGCATAAATCAACTTGATGTATGCCAAGGCTTTTGCACTTAGGTAATGGAAAATCAAAGAGCAGAgaaattataagtttttaatatggTAAGAGATATTAAACCTATTGTTGAACTCTCAACAACAAGCTTGAGTTTAAGCCTTTAGGTTGAATGTGCATCGGTAATATCACCAAGTGGTCAAGAGTTCGATTCCTAGATGCCCAACTGTAGTATTAGGTAAGAATGTCCTTATCCATGTCATTCTCATGGAGGCATATTTcatatctataaaattattcatttgcaCTAAGTTACAGAATAAGAGTTGGGTGGTTCTTCCACAAACATATATCcgtagaaaaaataaaaccaataAATAGATAAGGGTTTCATATCACACATCCAAATTGAGATACAAACCACCAAAAGTTGGAACTTTCTGATCCCTTTGACaacaaatatatcacaatAAAATCTACATGCAATAGTATAGTTCAAAGGAAACTCACTGAAGCATCTGATGATCTGACATGAAATTTCGCATCATCCTCATCACCATTTGCAGAGTCAACGtccattttttctatttctgaaTGGGCACTGGTCCTTCTAACAGGATCATCCATATGGTCTTCCATCAACTGAAGCCATAACAAAATTTAGACCAGAAAAGATATCCTTCAAAGtgtgataaaattaatagatagACCAAATTGAAATTCCTCATGTTTACCATTACTGATTCAATAGTGACAATCCCATGAAGGCTCAAATGAACTTTGATTTTAAGCCTTGCCTTTTCACTGTGTGAGCCTGGGAATGGACCAATCTGCATATACACATCAACTCATGTGATCCAATTACACAAAACAAATGCATTCCTATGAGGACCTTAGCAAagcataatatttatgaatagcCAGTGTCAAATGTAAAAACATTTATTTGGCCCACAAACATTCATGTGCCTTACATCATTATATGTTAATTGATCtgttaaacaaaataaatctaCATATCTTAGATAAGCAATGCCTTATATTCTACTTAATGGAAAGCCATGCCACATTAAAGAATTATCTTTACAGTATGCAGCTGCCAACGAATATCCAGCATGGACAGGATTATTGCCTTGCTATCCATTTAAACTTTTCTCATAATACTAATGTTATCAGACCATAAACAAATCATcctcataaaagaaaatatttcacGCTGAATACCCTGTTACCATCTAATAATTTTCAGCTGTGATATTCTCACTCAAGGATATGCAGAAATTTAAATGCAATAAATGAAGATGGCATGcaaaatatgttaaattactaatattttaagtGTTTGTTATATCTCCATTATGAAAATCAGTTATATGTGCCTGTTACATATTCCATTAGTAAATCATAAAATCAGAGATGACCCACAAAGTAACTAGTCTAGAAGTTCATGATTATGCTCATCAAAATTTCTAGTCATTACTCATTAATAAGCAGTTCATGTCTATTTTAACATAATACACATAATCTTTCATCTACGCGTGCAGCATATGGGCAGATCTATGTTCCAAGTTTTTACTGTTAGTAATGATTTTAAAGAGCACATTTTCCTACCATCCAGTCTAATAAATTCAAAGATGGAGTGATATTATCATAATTATGATTTCAAAATAGATAGCACATAACTAAGGGGAAACTGCTTAAATGTCACATCCTACCCTATCTGAATAATTGcatatttctcaaaatcagACACAGTATAATAGTCTCTTGCACTCATACTCAAGTTCCAATAACCACTAGCTTCCCACACAAAAGTGCAGGACCATTACACAAGGTGGCAAGGCATGACAactatcaaattaaaaaattggaaaatattttaactggAAAAAGAATGCAGATCTAATTTATAATGACTGGAATAGAAGATACTTTCAAAGTGCTGTATGGTGTATTTAAGCCTTCATAAGACACCACCTTGTATAGAAACATGAAGAACAATATCAGaatcaattaataagaaaatgatcatCTATGTGTCTTAAAAAAACCATGAGAGGATCTATTCATAGTAATCAACAGGCAAACCAACCTGCGGCGGAAGAAAAAATATGAGGGGTGAGGAGGGGGGAGAACTTCGGTACACTTACTGtgaaaaaactaatttttgaAGATACACCAGGGGGTAATTCATTCGGATTAGCATAGAATGCTTCCAAATGAAACAAGCCACTTCGTTGAAATGTCAAAACTTTAATACTTGGAATGGATTGGCCTTTTGGAAACAGCACACTATTTGATCCTGTGCCAATTGGACCTTCATCTGATGAGAATCCAATcgagaaaggaaaagaatctTGAACCTAGACAAGACATTAACTGCAGTTACTTTCTTGTATGTAAGAATGCAGCAACAGTAAAAGCATGCGTCTCGATGCTAGAGAATGTCCACCTGATTATTGTATTTTTGCATTTCTGTAATAGcagtgtgtgtgtgtgtgtgtgtgtgagagagagagagagagagagagagagagagagagaatgagTTGTCcattataaaatcaaactttttGGTTTGTGATCGTAACAGAAGGAAAGTGTTAAACATAGAATAACGATAAGACCTACCAGATAAATAAGGTGCAGGTGATGCAAAGAGGGCatctgaaaataattttaaccaCTACTGACTACCTTGCTTTTGTTAAATTGAGTTGACTAAATTGCTCATGCAAATAGTTAATAAGGGCTCTTCAAATTGTGCTGACTAACTTGTTAATGCAAATAGTTAATAAGGGCTCATCAAATGAGTTGACTAACTTGTTTGTGCAAGTAGTTAATGACATTTCATCAATTATGCCATTTTGAATTTGCTGAAACATAGTACCACAATAATATTGAACAAACCAATAtctatttgaaattaaaaatcacaATGCTAAAAGAGGGAAACAacacaaaaaatatttgacaGGACAGTACTTCAACAACTCATAATTCCTCTAAAGACACATACCTCGTATTCTCTCACTCGAAAAACTGGACTAAGCATTGCACACTGGAGGGCACACCCACGAGCCACACATTCACTTGCATTCAGTTTCCGACTGGGTTCTCTCCCAAACACAGATGCCAATAACTTAGTAATAGCCGGTATTCTAGAACCTGAGCCAACAAGCTCAATGGAATTAATCTTTCCCACTGATATTCCTGAATCAGCTAAAGCTTTTCTGCAAGGAACAGTAACCCTCTCCAATAATCCCGAAGCTAGCCTCTCAAATTCCTCCCTCTTAATAAAACCTTTAACATCTTTCTCATCCATCAAGCACTCAATATTTAGCGGTGCCTCAGCATTTGCACTCAAAATCTTCTTCAACTTCTCACATGCTGCCCGTAACCTTAAACATGCTCTGACATTTGAATACACATCTATTTTGTACTGCTCCTTGAATTGTGCTGCAAAATAACCAAACAAAACCTCATCAAAGTCCCTTCCTCCCAAACTGCTATCAAAAGCATGTGATAGGACCCTCATATGCCCAGCCTCAAATGATACAATGGATACTTGCATATCACAATGTCCAATGTCCACAAATGCAACAAATGTTGGTCCTGAGTTAGAGAATTCTGTTTTGTATATCCCATAACTTAGTGCTGTTGCAGTACAGTCATGCATCAATCTCAAAGGCTTCAACCCAGCAATAGTTGCAGCATTCAAGTACGCCCGTCtctgcaagtctgagaaataTGATGGTATCCCAATCACACAATCTGTAACCGGCATTTCCAAATTTTTCTCTgttatttctttcaaatgtGAAAAAAGCATTGCCATGATCTGGACTGGCGTAAATGTATACATCTCACCCAAATATTTCAAGTGAATCAAAATGCCACCATCCTTCCCTCCAGAAATTTCAAATGGTAACAATTTTAGCTCATTACGAATGTCAGGATCTGCAAAATTCCTGCCAATCAATCTCTTAACTTGACATATAGTGGATTTTGGATTCATCGTAGCAGAGGCAGCACCAGCAGACCCAAGAAACCGCTGTTTCTCCCCAAAACAAACCACAGCTGGTGTTTCACGTTTTGATTCATCATTCAACAACACATCAATACCCCCTTGTTTCACAGTGGCAACAACACAGTTCTCGTTACCAATATCAAACCCAACTACACTCATTTCAGTTCACTGATAACATATATCCTAGAACAGAAACAATTGACCACAACCCCcactaagaaaaaagaaataaagaaacaagCCCAGTCCTCGTTGCCAAATCCCTCGAAATTCAAAGTCCGCAAATTGTGACAGCAGAGAGCTACAAATAAAAACAGgaccaaaagaaaagaaaagggaaattaATTCATATTGCATTATAGTAGAATACAGCTTGTGTTTACTCGAGcgaaatattcataaaaacaATCAGCATTAAAATCAGCTCCTCCTTGAATTGCTAACAAAATGTCCAATTGCTAAggagggaaaaaaagaaatttaaaaatgattcTTAATAATCAATGAt from Ricinus communis isolate WT05 ecotype wild-type chromosome 9, ASM1957865v1, whole genome shotgun sequence harbors:
- the LOC8282893 gene encoding uncharacterized protein LOC8282893, producing MADIEPPSFSLGLDLEPEPELPAQPQQHSAISPGPSSSTLLNDDYEDDDDFGLEVVDSDPETGPSSPRVFKRLRRGPAVEESRMEKREQEKVFCDNGDDEIEEFSSQEDFIRDAYPSAEYNSVCSSSKIPLHGCGVSLTTQSSKQLKEKKKERASDAPSSSCLGTGNNGLIFPNLTISPLRRFQLIDSDSEEPSTRNDVSRKISGTDLSSKERQPNSCEKKRNPSAEKHQSEDLWKDFCPKKSFHVPTPVLDEVCEEYFQSLRDTNSAKKLGTNLPKDGGVGCHLDANTIAGFEQSWNLADPLPPAYNYFCHDDSRIQSLVRSRLPNFSPLCIINNRENHQPSEPVINYMSQFNGEASKKGGTCRNNNKDSTRGRSKSKKSIVKEALPASQVWIDPKRSASIPKDAGKRRVHANGQAAGHWYTSPEGRKVYVSRSGQELTGQMAYRHYRKESGGYRKSKKKTNVKRKKKG
- the LOC8282894 gene encoding heat shock 70 kDa protein 16, with protein sequence MSVVGFDIGNENCVVATVKQGGIDVLLNDESKRETPAVVCFGEKQRFLGSAGAASATMNPKSTICQVKRLIGRNFADPDIRNELKLLPFEISGGKDGGILIHLKYLGEMYTFTPVQIMAMLFSHLKEITEKNLEMPVTDCVIGIPSYFSDLQRRAYLNAATIAGLKPLRLMHDCTATALSYGIYKTEFSNSGPTFVAFVDIGHCDMQVSIVSFEAGHMRVLSHAFDSSLGGRDFDEVLFGYFAAQFKEQYKIDVYSNVRACLRLRAACEKLKKILSANAEAPLNIECLMDEKDVKGFIKREEFERLASGLLERVTVPCRKALADSGISVGKINSIELVGSGSRIPAITKLLASVFGREPSRKLNASECVARGCALQCAMLSPVFRVREYEVQDSFPFSIGFSSDEGPIGTGSNSVLFPKGQSIPSIKVLTFQRSGLFHLEAFYANPNELPPGVSSKISFFTIGPFPGSHSEKARLKIKVHLSLHGIVTIESVMLMEDHMDDPVRRTSAHSEIEKMDVDSANGDEDDAKFHVRSSDASANGSIKDKSSRRLEIPVSENIYGGMTEAELSEAKEKELQLSQQDRIVEQAKDQKNALESYVYEMRNKLFNTYRSFANDQEREGISRSLQETEEWLYEDGDDETENAYTSKMQDLKKLVDPIENRYKDEEARAQAKRDLLNCIVDYRMAVNSLPAEDRELINNECNKAEQWLRERTQQQDSLPKNINPVLWSKEIKSRTEDLNSICKHVLEKKASPINSEDKSPDQQ